The following coding sequences lie in one bacterium genomic window:
- a CDS encoding type II toxin-antitoxin system Phd/YefM family antitoxin, with protein sequence MKEEKNRKGGKPYVHEAIDTSVAREGLSDTLNRVSYGKERIIIKRHGKEIAALVPVEDLKFLEELEDRMDLEEARAALAEAEKEGTIPWEKVKKDLGL encoded by the coding sequence ATGAAAGAAGAAAAAAACAGGAAGGGTGGAAAGCCTTACGTCCATGAAGCCATCGACACCAGTGTTGCCAGGGAGGGATTGTCCGACACACTGAACCGGGTTTCCTATGGGAAAGAGCGCATAATCATAAAGCGGCATGGAAAGGAGATCGCTGCCCTTGTTCCCGTGGAGGACTTGAAGTTCCTCGAAGAACTGGAGGACAGGATGGATCTGGAAGAAGCGCGCGCCGCACTGGCTGAGGCTGAAAAGGAGGGGACCATTCCCTGGGAAAAGGTCAAGAAAGACCTCGGGCTTTAG
- a CDS encoding type II toxin-antitoxin system RelE/ParE family toxin yields MATYRLEFASTAVRQLGSLPLKIQRRVSTKIEALATEPRPAGCRKLKGPDDIFRVRVGDYRVLYQVGDDVLLVLVVSVRKRKEAYKK; encoded by the coding sequence GTGGCCACCTACCGGCTCGAATTTGCTTCCACGGCCGTCAGGCAGCTTGGATCACTGCCCCTAAAAATCCAGCGCCGGGTCAGCACAAAGATCGAGGCTCTCGCAACTGAACCCAGACCGGCAGGCTGCAGAAAACTCAAGGGACCTGACGACATCTTCCGGGTTCGTGTCGGAGACTACCGGGTCCTTTATCAGGTCGGAGACGATGTTCTTCTCGTATTGGTAGTGAGTGTAAGGAAGAGGAAGGAAGCGTATAAAAAATAG